The nucleotide sequence ACAAGCCCCTATGAAAGTGTCGTGTCGCGGGGGCAAAGACATAGACAAGGAACTTTCGGGACACGACACTAGCCGGGCCAACCGGCAGAGGAGAATAGGACATGCCTGCATCTGGAAAAGAGAATCGAACTGAGGTCCTCGCCATCAGAGGGACGGACAAGCTTCAGGAGGAGGTAGTACTCCTTCGGGAGGAAAAGCAAGCCTTGATGGATGAGCTTGAGAACGCCTACAAGGAGCTCGCCGAAATGCTCGAGCTCTCACAAGACGAGACCGATGTCGCATATGCTGAGCTACGAGAAAAACTCGGGTGGCTTGTCAGATTGGGCGAAATCGGGAAGGTCCTCAGCAGCGAGCTCAAGTTGGATGTCCTGATAGAAGTCCTGCTGGTGAAGGTCGCGGAGATGGTTGGCTATGATACCGGCTGTTTCATGCGGTTTTGCAGAGGCGATGAATACGAGATTACGGTTCAACGAGGCTCAGGAGAGGATTTGGTTGGGAGAAGAGTGAGGGTGAAGAGTTTTGAAGGTGAGGTTCTGGTAGTAGGAGATTTTGACTGCGTCGAAGAGCTGGTTGATGAATTCCGGCTTGTTCCCGAGGCCCGTTCGGGAGTCGTGATGACCATGGGGCGCGGGGACTACGGTCTCCTTGTCCTGAACAGGCGCGAGCCGCATAGATTCAAGGAATCTGACAGGGTGTCGCTATCTGCGTTTGCAACTCAGGCATCAATCGCAGTGGAGAACGCACGGCTCTTCGACTCACTCTCGGAGCAGGCCTCCGTGCTCATGCAAAAAAGTGAGAGGCTTTCAAAGATATGGGAAATCACGGGAAGCCTTCTTTCGAACCTGAATCTTGATTCTGTCCTCGACAATCTGCTGATGATTCTCTGCAACGATTTTGGATTCGAGCGAGGTGCAATCGGACTTCTTGAACCGGAAGGCGGGTTTCTGGTGCGCCGTGCAGTCAGAGGATACTCGCCGGAGACTCAAGGCAAGCTGGTGGGCACTGGAATTCCAAAGCAGCTGCTGATGAAGTGCCTGGAAGAGAGATGGAAGCTGGGAACGCTCACCTACTTTGTTCCGTGTGAGGCAGGCGTCGACAGGGACGAATTCATCGTCCCGGATGAGAACTTGTCTACGTCTGATAGAGTCCGAGAGGATCTCTGGCATCCCGCCGACATTCTCCTGCTTACGCTTGTGAACGGGAAACAGGAGATAGTCGGCTGCATATTTCCGGATTCCCCTGTTGACGGGAGAATTCCCTCCAAGGAAGTGCTCACGGAGCTCGAAATCCTTGCCAATCTTGCCAGCGTTGCTATTGAAAATGCGAAGCTGCACGACAAAATGGCCAGGAAAGTCAGGGAACTTGAAGCACTTTACAGAACAAGCAAGACAGTAGCTTCAACGATTCAGTTTGAGACTCTGCTTGATCTCGTCACCGAGGAAGCAAAGGAGCTGGGCGAAGCCAGGAAGAGTGCGCTCTTCCTATTGGAGGAAGAAAAAGCAGAGCTGGTACTGGAGCGCTCAACAGGCTTCTCCGAAAGGTCAAAAAGAAAGCTCCGGTACAGAGTCGGCGAGGGGATAATCGGGAAAGTCGTCCTCACGGGAGAAGGGGAAATCTTCTCCGACATCAAGAAACTCCCAAGGGAAGAGCGAGAATTCTTCGAGAATGAGGGGATTGAGAGTCTTCTGTGCGTCCCGATTCGATCCAGAGGCAAGGCACTTGGGGCCCTCCTCGTGGGCAGGGAATCACGCGAGAGAGCTTTCAGCGAGAGCGAGTTGAAACTCCTCGCTGCACTCGGAGACCAGGTCTCCGTTGCTCTTCAGAATGCGATGTATTACTCGCGGGCTCAGAAGAGCGCCGAGGAGCTCTCTGCGCTTCTTGAGACGAGCGCAGCCGTCCTTTCAACCTCAGACACCAAGAGCCTTCTCTCCCTGCTGGCGGCAAAGGCAAGTGAGTTGCTCAGTGCCCAGAACTGCACCATATTTCTCCTCAATCAGGAGATGGATCAGCTTACCCCAATCGTTGCCGTCGGTCCCGAATCAGATGCCATCATGAAGATAACTCTCAAAGTAGGTGAAGGAATAACGGGCTGGGTTGCAAAGACGGGGATTCCTCAAAGGGTGAACCATGCCGAAATTGATCCGCGCAGCAAGATAGTACCTGGAACGGATCCCGAGCCGGAATCGCTGCTCTCGGCACCTCTCTCTGTCAAGGGCAGGGTCGTCGGCGTGATGACTCTTGGAAGAACTGGCGACCGGGAATTCACCGAGGACAACCTCAGATTTCTGATAAACATTTCCAATCAGGCAGCTATGTCAATTGAGAAATCACGGCTCATAGAGAACTTGATTCATTCGTTCGAGACCTTGAAGACGACTCAGGAACAGCTCATCGGCTCCGAAAGGCTCAAGGCATTGGGCGAGATGGCTGCCGGAGTTGCGCACGATTTCAACAATGTGCTCGGCTCGATACTGGCACGGGTCCAACTCTTGAAGACCAAGACAAACGATGAGACTCTTACAAAGGGACTCCAACTTGTCGAAAAGGCCGCCATTGACGGCGCTGAAACCATAAGAAGGATTCAAAACTTCACGCGAACGAGGACGGATGAAGACTTCACCTGCGTGGACATAAATGAAGTGATTCGGGATTCAATTGAAATGACCAGATCGAGATGGAGAGATGCCCAAACTCTTTCCGGAAAGACAATCAGCGTGGCCGCTGAACTGGGCAGTGTCCCGAAGACTGCCGGAAATCCGTCTGAACTCAGGGAAGTGCTTACCAATATAGTGATGAACGCAGTCGATGCGATGCCGGAGGGAGGGAAGATAACCGTACGGAGTTGTGCGGATGATTTAAGGATTCATGTTTCGGTGTCGGACACCGGGAAAGGCATGCCTAAAGAAGTCCAGTCCAGGATCTTTGAACCATTCTTCACGACTAAGGGCGTAAAGGGAAACGGACTCGGCCTCAGCGTGTCTTATGGGATCATAGCCCGGCACAAAGGAAAGATTGAGGTTGAAACCGAAGAAGGCAAGGGCACGACCTTCAGAATCGAACTTCCTATCGTCGAAGGGGTTTCCCAGAAGGTGGAGGACACGGCAGACGTTCAACAGGCCCCTGGCCTCCGGGCACTGGTTGTGGATGATGAGGAACAGATCAGGGACGTTCTCAGAGATATAGTTGTTTCTTTCGGACATACGGTCGATGTGGCCCAGTCAGGCAGCGAGGCGCTGGCGCTTATCGGCAGGAAAGATTACGAGATAGTCCTCACCGATCTTGGAATGCCTGGAATGTCCGGGTGGGAACTTACAAGGGAGATCAAGAATCTAAAGCCGGAAACAATAGTAATACTGGTCACCGGATGGGCAGTTCGACTTGATGTCGAGAAGACAAGAGCAAGCAAGGTAGATCTCGTTATGAACAAACCGTTCCAGGTGAACGATGTCAGAGAAATTCTTGCGAAAGCGGCGAACTTGCCCGGCAGCCGGCACGAAGTCTGATTGTCCGCCTGCCTGCCCTCTTTCTTCGAGGGCAGGAATTGAGCAAGGAATGCTGCTTCTGCCTGAGCATTGAGACGCAGCACCGAAAGCAGGGAGGTCATGGAAGGGTTTAGAGAAGAAAAGAAGACATCGTGCAATGCCCAGCAGTTTCCGGGCGAGGCAGGGATGATTGTGCCGGGCAGGAGAATTGGCCGCTACGAGATCATCGAAGAAATCGGAAAGGGCGGAATGGGCACCGTCTTCAAGGCTATGGACCCTGACCTGGAAAGAATCGTTGCAATAAAAGTCCTCAAATCCATTCGCGGCGAGGGCACGGGACAAATAGACAGATTCCTGAGAGAGGCCCGGGCCGCTGCAAGGCTGAGTTCTCCGAATGTCGTAACAGTACATGAGGTGAACACCGACGGTGATATTCCTTTCATATCCATGGAGTACGTTGAGGGGGTCAGCCTGAGGAAGTTCATGAAGAAAAGCGGCGGCTCGCTCGAAATTGAGACAGCAGTCCAGATAATGTGCCAGATTTTTGACGCAGTAGAAGCGGCACACAATCAGGGGATCCTCCACAGAGACCTGAAGCCTGACAACGTCGTGATAGGCGAAAATGGGATAGCCAAGGTGATGGACTTCGGCATAGCAAAATTCACGGGACAGAGTTCGACGGAAACCCAAGAAGTCGTTGGAACAGCAACCTATATGTCCCCTGAGCAATGCACAGGTAGGCCGGCCGATCAAAGGAGCGATATCTACTCTCTGGGGGTGGTAATGTATGAGCTCCTTACCGGCCGGCCGCCTTTTGAAGCTGACAACGTTGTCGCACTCATCCACAGAAAACTTAATGACTGTCCCCCGCACCCAAGCGAACTGGGATGCGACATTCCCGGGAGAATTGAAGGCGCAGTGATGAAAGCACTGGAGAAAGACCCGGAGCTGCGCCACAAGACAGTCGCAGATTTCAAGAGAGCCATTCAGGACCAGAACATGAAGTCGAGCGAACGATCCCATCCCGTTCTCACATCAGCCAGAGCCAGAGGAAAAAAGCAATTTCAATGTCATCTGGTGGGCAGGGAGCAGGAGTCCAAGCTGCTTTCGGAAGCTTTGGAGAGGGCTGTGCTGAAAGAAGGGCGCACGGTAGTCGTCTCGGGCGAGGCGGGAGTCGGAAAGAGCCGCCTTCTTGAAGAGATTCAATCTCTGGCACTGTGCAAAGGGTTTGCAATCCTCGAAGGAAGCTGCTTGTACCGCGAAACGGCTGCGCCTTATTTTCCGTTCATCTCTGCAATAAGAGGGTATTTCGAGAGGGAGACCGGCGCCGGAAAACCGGAAGACAGAGAAAGGATAAAGAACTACATCCGGGAGGAGATACCGGAGCTCAGAATTTTCGTTCCATTCCTTGGCACAGTTGTAAGATCGAAGACATCCGGGATTCTCCGCTACGATTCATGGATACCAGATGTCCAGGGCGGTAAGGAAAGGATATTCGATGCCATATCAGAGTTGATTGAAAGAACAGCGGAGCTTGCCCCGACAGCCATCTTTCTCGATGACCTTCAGTGGATAGACGCCTCTTCGCTTCAGCTCTTTCATTACATTTCAAGGAATACGAGGAAATCCAGAGTTCTCATTGTTGCTGCCTTCAGGCCGGAGGATCTAGGTGAGGAAGAGGGTGAGAAGATCCATCCGCTGATTCAGACTCTTCAGAGAATGAACGTTGAAGGACTCTATGAAAAGATCGAGCTTCAGAGATTGAGCCGCGAGCAGTCCTTCGAAATGATAAGAGAACTTCTCAAGAACGTGAGATTCACCGACGATTTCAGGGATCTCCTTTATGTGCAGACCATGGGGAACCCGCTTTTCCTTGTCGAGGTGCTCAAAGCCATGAAGGAAGAGGGAATACTGAAACTCGTCAACGGAGTCTGGCAGTGCACGAAGGCGCCAAGGGACGTTGGGATGCCTCCAAAGATCAAGGACGCAGTTGAACGAAGAGTGATGAGGCTTGATCCGGCAGAGAGGTCAGTTCTTGAGTGCGGTTCGGTGCAAGGCAAGTTTTTCAGCTCAGACGTGGTTGCCGCAATACTAAAGATGGATAGGATTGAGCTCCTCAGGCGCCTGCAGAACCTCGAGAGATCGCATCAGATTATCCGGTTCGACGGGAAGTCCTACACCTTCGACCATCCGCTCATCTGGGAAGGATTCTACAACTCGATCTCCGAGGAGCTCAGGAGTGAGTATCATCTGATGATAGGCAGCTGGCTGGAGGAAAAATACAGGTCCGACCCCACGCCGGTCTCCTTTGAGCTCGCAGATCACTTCTACAAAGGCGGGGACTACGAAAAGGCTCTTCCCTATCTTGAGAAGGCGGCCGAAAAAGCGCAAGAGGTATTTGCTTATGAAGAAGCACTCAACTACTACGGAAGAGCTCTGGCGATTCGGAAAAGGAATATCGAGACGAAAGAAGAACTTCAAAATGAACTCAAACTGAGGAGGCAAATCGGGAGTGTCTGTACAGTTCTGGGTGAGTGGGAGAGAGCCCTTGACGCCTACGAGCAAGCGCGGGATCTGAGCTCGGCTTTTGATGATAAGACTAACTACTGCTATTTTACCAAGCTCATCGGAGACGTTGAGTTCTACAGAAGAAACTGGGAAGGAGCAAGAGTGCTGTATGACGAAGCCCTTCGAATCCTTGAGAAGGAGGGAAACCGTCTGGACATTGCAAATATATGTCTCAGCAAGGGAAATGTCGAGTTTGAAAATGGGGATCTGGATGCCACGCTCTCACTCTACACGAGAGCGCTCGAGATAGGAGAGGCATTGTCTGACGCGAAGCTGGTCGCGAGGGCATGCAACAACCTGGGTGCGACGATGAATGTGTTGGGGGATAGGGAGAAGGCTATATGGTACTACGGGAGAAGTCTCGAGAACTACAGGTTCGCAGCAGACAGGTTTGGTGAGGCACAAACGTTCCACAACATAGGGATGACCTACGCCGAGTTGAGGAACTGGAACGAGGCGAGCAGTTTCTACAAGAAAAGCCTGGAAGCCTCTCGGCAGATGAGGGATGCGGCGCTGGAATCAATCACTTCACTTGCTCTTGGGGAAGTCTGTGCAAGAGAGGGTCAACTTGACAAGGCGATCGAACTCTGCGAACGCGCGCTCGCCGTGTTTGCAAGAAGGGACGACAGGCTCGGCATCGGCGATGGTTACCGCGTGATGGGAATCATAAAGACCAAGCAGAAACTCTATGATGAGGCGGAGAATCTCTTCCGCGAAAGCATAGTTGCAAACGAAGGCTGCGGGAGCCAGCTCCAGCTTGCCGAGGTCCTCAGGGAGTACGGTTCAATGCTTGGGACAAAGGGAGATGCAAAAGGGGCAAGAGAGCTTCTGGGGCGGGCACTCGAGATATTCTCAAATCTGAAGGCGAAAGAGAGCGCGGCAGAGGTTGACAGAATCCTTTCCACAGTCGGGAGTGAGAAGGCCTTTGAGGAGGTTCTGGGAGGATGAGGACGACAATTGACCCGGAGGTACTCCGTCTTCGGGAGGAGAACCTCGCGCTGATGGACGAGCTCGAAGGCGCATACCAGGAACTGGCTCAAGTAGTGCAGGTCTCCAAGGAGGAGACAGACGTCGCGTATGCCGAGCTGCGGACCAAGATAGTGGAGTTGGAGCACAGGGTTGGGGAGTTGGTCAGACTCGGCGAAGTCGGGAAGGTCCTGAGTTCTGAGCTTCGGCTGGATGTTCTTATGAATGTTCTCATGGCGAAGGTCGAGGACCTCGTAAAGTACGATGTTGCGTGTTTCATGGTCGGATGCGGAAACGGAGAGTACGAAATTGTAGCTGAAAGGGGCATTGAGAAAGGGCTCGTCGGCAGAAAGGGAAAAATCGGGGAAGTCGGAGGCGAGGTCTTGATTGTTGGGGACTTTGAACGTGCCGGAGAAGCAGTTGGCTCGTTCCGTCTCATTCCTGAGGCCCGCTCCGGAGTTGTGATGGAAATGGGCCGGCAAGGCTACGGGCTCCTGGTCCTCAACTCATACGAACGAGAAACATTCAAAGAGTCGGCCAAGGTCTTTCTCTTGGCCTTTGCGACTCAGGCTTCAATTGCGATTGAGAACGCGAAACTCTACAAGAATCTTGAGAAGATAGTCGTCGGCGTGATGATCTCCCTCATCACGGCACTGGAAGCAAAGGACTCTTATACAGAGGGGCACAGTCAGAGGGTGGCATGGTATGCCGTAGTCCTTGGAAGGAAGCTCGGACTCAAGGGAACAAGCTTGGAAGGTCTCCACAGAGCAGGTCTAATACACGATGTGGGAAAGATTGGCATCGGCGAGTCCATAATAGGGAAGAAAGGTAAGCTCACACACGACGAGGTGCTCCAAATGAATCTTCATCCCGTGTTGGGTGAAAGCATCGTGAAGCCCATAAATCTACTTGGCTCCATTCTGCCGGCTATAAGGCTTCATCACGAGAGATATGACGGCAAAGGATATCCCAGCCGACTCAGAGGAGAGGCAATCCCCATTGAGGCCAGGATATTGCTTGTTGCTGATGCATTCGATGCCATGACTTCAAACCGGCCTTACAGGAAGGCCATGACTCCACAAGAGGCAATGAGGGAAATACAAAGGAACAGCGGCGCCCAGTTTGACCCCAAAGTGGTCAGGGCCCTTGAGAGCTGTTTTGAGGAAATTGCCGGAGGTCTGGAAACAAGAATATGAGACTGTGCGCAAACTGTAACTTCTCGGGATGCGAGCCCGACGACAAGTTCTGCACAAAATGCGGAAAGAGACTTGAAGGGGCTGGATTCTTGACGGCCGGGATGGAAATGACAAGAAAGGTCTCAACCCCTTCAGATGTCCACTACAAGCTCGGCCACATATACTACAGACGGGGCAAGCTGGAGGATGCAATACGAAGCTGGGAAGACTCGTTGAAAGACAACCCGGGCAACACTCAAGCAAGAGAAATGATCGAAAAGGCCAAGGAAGAACTGGCGGCGTCAGGAGGCAAGAAATGACTCTGCTTCTCTGTTCATTCTGCAGCCGCGAGAACAGGGAGGGAAGCTTCTTCTGCGCCGAATGTGGCGCCAAGCTTCACTTCACCGAAATACCGCCGGCCAAGCTCATGCCCGCCAACAGGACTTCCGGGCAGACAACCTGGCAGATAGCCAACAGAGTAAGCTACGTCGGGAGAGATGCCTCCAACGATATTGTCTTTCCAGAGGAGGCAGTCTCGAAAAAACACGCAAAGATCACCTTCGCTGACGGAAAGTTCTACCTGGAGGACCTCGAAAGCAGTAACGGCACATTTGTGAACGGCGAACGGCTTGCCGGCCGGGCAGCACTCAAAGACGGTGATGTAATCCGGCTCGGATCCGTAATACTGCGATTCGAGTTAGGGTAGGCCTTTCCCTTGACCCCTGGGCGGAATTTGGCTAAATTACTTATGGTATCTGCGAGAACACTTTTCCATGCGAAAGCGCTTCCTATTTCTTGCTTTCTTCTTGACAGTTTTTCTCCCCCTGTGGGGATCTTCACTGCTCGCTCAAGATCCTCTCGTTGAGAGGATGGTCCAGGAAGTATCTTCTTCCGAGCTCACATCACACGTAAGGAGTCTGTCAGGAGAAGTGCCGGTCTTCGTCGGCTCTGATCCGGAAACCCTGAAAACACGATATTCCTATGCGCGTGGCTGCTCACTTGCGGCGGAGTTCATCGCAGCCAGACTGACGGGCTGGGGATATCCGGTGCAGTTTCACAGCTACATGGGGCTGGAGCTGAATGCCGTCTCTGCAGATCCTGAGGGAAGAGTTGTTACTTCAGGCCAGGCCGGCAGGGTGTTCTATTCCCGGGACGCCGGTAACTCATTCCGCCGTCCACCCGCCTTCTCATCAGATGACCTCTTTGCCGCACTCACAACTTCCAGTGATACCGTCCTTGTAGGCGGCTATTCCGGCAAGATTTTCACGAGCTTTGATGGCGGGATTTCGTGGCAGAAGGCATACACTCCCTACGGCTATTCAATCATGGCCCTCAGTTTTGACGGGCGCAAGACTTTCTGGGCGGGAGGAGATGGCGGCCTGATTCTCAAAAGCACTGACGCAGGTCTTACCTGGCAGGTCTCTGTTTGGGTGGCTGGAATCGTAAGGGATATCTGTTTTGCTGATTCGCTGCATGGGTGGGCAGTTGGAGATATGGGTCGGATTGTATCCACCAAGAACGGCGGGAAGAGCTGGAGCGTTCAATCTTCCGGGACATCAGACTACTTGATGTCGGTTGACTTCGCTGACTCACTTCGGGGATGGGCGTGCGGGTCGTCCGGGATCGTTCTCTCGACGATAAACGGTGGAGAGACCTGGACTCCCAGGAGCTTAGGGGGCTCCCGGTGGTTTGCGTCGATAGATTTCATTGACCACCTGAGAGGATGGCTTGCCGGCGGAAAAGGAGACATCTATGCCACTTCGGACGGTGGACTGAATTGGGTGACTCAATACAGCGGGGTCAATGATTATCTCAACTCTGTCTCGTTCAGGGACTCCCTCACGGGATGGGTTGCCGGCGCAGGAATCTTCCTCATGACCGATGACGGCGGTAGAAACTGGGCACCAAGCGGCAACCTTCTCCCGGAATCGTGGAGAAATGTGTGTGCCGGGCTTGATGGAGTCACGAATCCAGGAAAAATCGTACTTGTGACGGCACACTACGATTCATATTCCAATCAACCCATGAGTCTTGCTCCGGGCGCCGATGACAACTCATCAGGAACAAGCGCCGTCATGGAGCTTGCAAGAGTCATGAAGAGCTACCGCTTCAGGAATAGTGTGCGGTTCATACTCTTCTCCGGCGAAGAACAGTGGATGAAGGGAAGCAGCGCATATGCAATGTCACTTTCGGGAGAAGACACTATCGTTGCCGTTGTCAACATGGACATGCTTGCCTGGGGAAACGATTCCCTCACCGTGTTCGGGCATCCGAGAGACCCCTGGCTCCTTGAGACCTGCACGCTTGTGAGCTCCATGTACGCCCCCGAACTTCCGGTTGTGTTGAAAGCAGACTCGACTTTCATATACAGCGATCACTCAACTTTCTGGGACCATGGCTATCCTGCAATTCTTGCAATTGAAAGAAACTTCCAGTCAAATCCGCATCTTCATTCACCAACCGACGTGTTCGAGAACCTCAACACGTCGCTGCATTTCAAAGCGGCAAGGTTTCTGATTTCGCTGGTTTCTCATCTGGCAGCTCCTGACAGCTCAACGACAGGAGTTCCGTTTGCCATGATTCCGAGGGTTCTTTCTGTTAGCTCATTCCCGAACCCTTCCAGGGGTGAGATTCGCGTCAGGGTCACGATACAGGCCGGTCCGTCGGACGCCCAGCTTTTCCTATTTGACGTGGGAGGAAGAGTCGTAAGAAGATTTGCGAACAAAGCGCTTGGCACGGGCGATCATGTTTTTCTGTGGGATGGGACTGACGAAAAAGGAAGGAGGGTTCCGTCGGGACAATACATTCTTCTTGTCAAAGTCGGGAACGATGTTGAAACAAGAAAAGCGGTCATTGTGAGGTGATGTTGACGAAAAGCGATAGAGAGGTGTTTGACGAAATCTCAAGATTGATTACGGAGGAGAGAAACCCGCGGACTACGGACATAGACAAGAAGAGTCCGCGGGAAATTCTTGAGATCATAAACTCTCAAGACGGGAGAGTAGCCCCCGCTGTAAAGAAAGAAATCCCTCGAATAGAGAAAGCGGTCAAGCTCGTCGTTGATTCACTGTCCAAAGGCGGAAGGCTCATCTATGTTGGTGCGGGAACAAGCGGCAGGCTCGGAGTGCTTGATGCCGCTGAATGTCCTCCAACATTCGGGACGGCTCCGGAAATGGTGCAAGGAGTGATCGCAGGAGGCTACCGCGCTCTTGTGAAATCCAAGGAAGGTGCAGAGGACGATGAGGCTGCGGCAAGGGCGGAGATGGACAGGAGGAAGGTCGGTCCAAGGGACACGGTGGTCGGGATAGCGGCAAGCCGGAGGACGCCGTTTGCCAGAGCCGCCCTTGAAAGGGCAAAGGAACGAGGCGCCAGGACAGTCTTCGTCACGGCGAACCCCAAGCTCAAGGATGACGTTTCAGTTGATGTTGCCATATGCCCTCTCGTGGGACCTGAAGTAATAATGG is from Candidatus Eisenbacteria bacterium and encodes:
- a CDS encoding FHA domain-containing protein; the protein is MTLLLCSFCSRENREGSFFCAECGAKLHFTEIPPAKLMPANRTSGQTTWQIANRVSYVGRDASNDIVFPEEAVSKKHAKITFADGKFYLEDLESSNGTFVNGERLAGRAALKDGDVIRLGSVILRFELG
- a CDS encoding tetratricopeptide repeat protein, which translates into the protein MEGFREEKKTSCNAQQFPGEAGMIVPGRRIGRYEIIEEIGKGGMGTVFKAMDPDLERIVAIKVLKSIRGEGTGQIDRFLREARAAARLSSPNVVTVHEVNTDGDIPFISMEYVEGVSLRKFMKKSGGSLEIETAVQIMCQIFDAVEAAHNQGILHRDLKPDNVVIGENGIAKVMDFGIAKFTGQSSTETQEVVGTATYMSPEQCTGRPADQRSDIYSLGVVMYELLTGRPPFEADNVVALIHRKLNDCPPHPSELGCDIPGRIEGAVMKALEKDPELRHKTVADFKRAIQDQNMKSSERSHPVLTSARARGKKQFQCHLVGREQESKLLSEALERAVLKEGRTVVVSGEAGVGKSRLLEEIQSLALCKGFAILEGSCLYRETAAPYFPFISAIRGYFERETGAGKPEDRERIKNYIREEIPELRIFVPFLGTVVRSKTSGILRYDSWIPDVQGGKERIFDAISELIERTAELAPTAIFLDDLQWIDASSLQLFHYISRNTRKSRVLIVAAFRPEDLGEEEGEKIHPLIQTLQRMNVEGLYEKIELQRLSREQSFEMIRELLKNVRFTDDFRDLLYVQTMGNPLFLVEVLKAMKEEGILKLVNGVWQCTKAPRDVGMPPKIKDAVERRVMRLDPAERSVLECGSVQGKFFSSDVVAAILKMDRIELLRRLQNLERSHQIIRFDGKSYTFDHPLIWEGFYNSISEELRSEYHLMIGSWLEEKYRSDPTPVSFELADHFYKGGDYEKALPYLEKAAEKAQEVFAYEEALNYYGRALAIRKRNIETKEELQNELKLRRQIGSVCTVLGEWERALDAYEQARDLSSAFDDKTNYCYFTKLIGDVEFYRRNWEGARVLYDEALRILEKEGNRLDIANICLSKGNVEFENGDLDATLSLYTRALEIGEALSDAKLVARACNNLGATMNVLGDREKAIWYYGRSLENYRFAADRFGEAQTFHNIGMTYAELRNWNEASSFYKKSLEASRQMRDAALESITSLALGEVCAREGQLDKAIELCERALAVFARRDDRLGIGDGYRVMGIIKTKQKLYDEAENLFRESIVANEGCGSQLQLAEVLREYGSMLGTKGDAKGARELLGRALEIFSNLKAKESAAEVDRILSTVGSEKAFEEVLGG
- a CDS encoding M28 family peptidase, producing MRKRFLFLAFFLTVFLPLWGSSLLAQDPLVERMVQEVSSSELTSHVRSLSGEVPVFVGSDPETLKTRYSYARGCSLAAEFIAARLTGWGYPVQFHSYMGLELNAVSADPEGRVVTSGQAGRVFYSRDAGNSFRRPPAFSSDDLFAALTTSSDTVLVGGYSGKIFTSFDGGISWQKAYTPYGYSIMALSFDGRKTFWAGGDGGLILKSTDAGLTWQVSVWVAGIVRDICFADSLHGWAVGDMGRIVSTKNGGKSWSVQSSGTSDYLMSVDFADSLRGWACGSSGIVLSTINGGETWTPRSLGGSRWFASIDFIDHLRGWLAGGKGDIYATSDGGLNWVTQYSGVNDYLNSVSFRDSLTGWVAGAGIFLMTDDGGRNWAPSGNLLPESWRNVCAGLDGVTNPGKIVLVTAHYDSYSNQPMSLAPGADDNSSGTSAVMELARVMKSYRFRNSVRFILFSGEEQWMKGSSAYAMSLSGEDTIVAVVNMDMLAWGNDSLTVFGHPRDPWLLETCTLVSSMYAPELPVVLKADSTFIYSDHSTFWDHGYPAILAIERNFQSNPHLHSPTDVFENLNTSLHFKAARFLISLVSHLAAPDSSTTGVPFAMIPRVLSVSSFPNPSRGEIRVRVTIQAGPSDAQLFLFDVGGRVVRRFANKALGTGDHVFLWDGTDEKGRRVPSGQYILLVKVGNDVETRKAVIVR
- a CDS encoding HD domain-containing protein, whose amino-acid sequence is MRTTIDPEVLRLREENLALMDELEGAYQELAQVVQVSKEETDVAYAELRTKIVELEHRVGELVRLGEVGKVLSSELRLDVLMNVLMAKVEDLVKYDVACFMVGCGNGEYEIVAERGIEKGLVGRKGKIGEVGGEVLIVGDFERAGEAVGSFRLIPEARSGVVMEMGRQGYGLLVLNSYERETFKESAKVFLLAFATQASIAIENAKLYKNLEKIVVGVMISLITALEAKDSYTEGHSQRVAWYAVVLGRKLGLKGTSLEGLHRAGLIHDVGKIGIGESIIGKKGKLTHDEVLQMNLHPVLGESIVKPINLLGSILPAIRLHHERYDGKGYPSRLRGEAIPIEARILLVADAFDAMTSNRPYRKAMTPQEAMREIQRNSGAQFDPKVVRALESCFEEIAGGLETRI
- a CDS encoding tetratricopeptide repeat protein; this translates as MRLCANCNFSGCEPDDKFCTKCGKRLEGAGFLTAGMEMTRKVSTPSDVHYKLGHIYYRRGKLEDAIRSWEDSLKDNPGNTQAREMIEKAKEELAASGGKK
- the murQ gene encoding N-acetylmuramic acid 6-phosphate etherase; its protein translation is MTKSDREVFDEISRLITEERNPRTTDIDKKSPREILEIINSQDGRVAPAVKKEIPRIEKAVKLVVDSLSKGGRLIYVGAGTSGRLGVLDAAECPPTFGTAPEMVQGVIAGGYRALVKSKEGAEDDEAAARAEMDRRKVGPRDTVVGIAASRRTPFARAALERAKERGARTVFVTANPKLKDDVSVDVAICPLVGPEVIMGSTRMKAGTAQKMILNMITTTSMILLGKVYENMMVDLGSTSRKLRERGKRVIMTLTGADYDTSSRLLKQAKGNVKAAIVMKKTSLPYRDAMKRLKKKGGLVRWAIEGE
- a CDS encoding GAF domain-containing protein; this encodes MPASGKENRTEVLAIRGTDKLQEEVVLLREEKQALMDELENAYKELAEMLELSQDETDVAYAELREKLGWLVRLGEIGKVLSSELKLDVLIEVLLVKVAEMVGYDTGCFMRFCRGDEYEITVQRGSGEDLVGRRVRVKSFEGEVLVVGDFDCVEELVDEFRLVPEARSGVVMTMGRGDYGLLVLNRREPHRFKESDRVSLSAFATQASIAVENARLFDSLSEQASVLMQKSERLSKIWEITGSLLSNLNLDSVLDNLLMILCNDFGFERGAIGLLEPEGGFLVRRAVRGYSPETQGKLVGTGIPKQLLMKCLEERWKLGTLTYFVPCEAGVDRDEFIVPDENLSTSDRVREDLWHPADILLLTLVNGKQEIVGCIFPDSPVDGRIPSKEVLTELEILANLASVAIENAKLHDKMARKVRELEALYRTSKTVASTIQFETLLDLVTEEAKELGEARKSALFLLEEEKAELVLERSTGFSERSKRKLRYRVGEGIIGKVVLTGEGEIFSDIKKLPREEREFFENEGIESLLCVPIRSRGKALGALLVGRESRERAFSESELKLLAALGDQVSVALQNAMYYSRAQKSAEELSALLETSAAVLSTSDTKSLLSLLAAKASELLSAQNCTIFLLNQEMDQLTPIVAVGPESDAIMKITLKVGEGITGWVAKTGIPQRVNHAEIDPRSKIVPGTDPEPESLLSAPLSVKGRVVGVMTLGRTGDREFTEDNLRFLINISNQAAMSIEKSRLIENLIHSFETLKTTQEQLIGSERLKALGEMAAGVAHDFNNVLGSILARVQLLKTKTNDETLTKGLQLVEKAAIDGAETIRRIQNFTRTRTDEDFTCVDINEVIRDSIEMTRSRWRDAQTLSGKTISVAAELGSVPKTAGNPSELREVLTNIVMNAVDAMPEGGKITVRSCADDLRIHVSVSDTGKGMPKEVQSRIFEPFFTTKGVKGNGLGLSVSYGIIARHKGKIEVETEEGKGTTFRIELPIVEGVSQKVEDTADVQQAPGLRALVVDDEEQIRDVLRDIVVSFGHTVDVAQSGSEALALIGRKDYEIVLTDLGMPGMSGWELTREIKNLKPETIVILVTGWAVRLDVEKTRASKVDLVMNKPFQVNDVREILAKAANLPGSRHEV